A single Chloroflexota bacterium DNA region contains:
- a CDS encoding type II toxin-antitoxin system VapC family toxin, protein MDQRICQDGGGNAGRRAQEVPVRLFREYRPLPLRLAQEIAVDMPARVIFIDSQYFIAISSKDDQWYELSMQAARTLSDAVRFVTTYDVLSEFLAAVSRGNPDTRLRAVSQVRNIFADDTITLVPQTLELFTSGLQLYASRPDKRYSLTDCISMTVMRELDITEVLTHDRDFENEGFIRLIR, encoded by the coding sequence ATGGATCAAAGGATTTGTCAGGATGGCGGAGGAAATGCCGGAAGAAGAGCGCAAGAAGTTCCCGTCCGACTATTCCGAGAATATAGACCACTACCTCTACGGCTTGCCCAAGAAATCGCAGTAGATATGCCTGCTCGAGTGATATTCATCGACTCACAGTACTTTATCGCTATATCATCTAAAGATGACCAGTGGTATGAGTTGTCGATGCAAGCCGCCAGAACGCTCAGTGATGCAGTGCGATTCGTAACTACTTACGATGTTCTGAGTGAATTTCTTGCAGCAGTGTCCAGGGGCAACCCAGATACTCGCCTAAGAGCGGTGTCACAAGTGCGCAACATATTCGCGGACGACACCATTACGCTCGTGCCGCAGACCTTGGAACTCTTCACAAGCGGTCTCCAACTCTACGCCAGCCGACCCGACAAGCGTTACAGCCTCACCGACTGCATTTCAATGACGGTCATGCGCGAATTGGACATCACCGAAGTCCTCACGCATGACCGCGACTTTGAGAACGAAGGCTTCATTCGCCTCATCAGGTAG